A portion of the Streptomyces erythrochromogenes genome contains these proteins:
- a CDS encoding NAD(P)H oxidoreductase, with amino-acid sequence MPQHSSDTRTALVVVAHHRSDSLTAHTARRAAAQLEAAGYRIDLLDLHAEGFDPRMNAEDQPDWGNREKPYSDETRAHMRRIVGADVVVAVFPVYWQSVPAVLKGWIDRVWNYGFAYGRSKPRLAGKRMLWLALAGATADDPIAESMQSVLEANLSDGIAYYCGFSRSTVGLLLDAEERPQRIDAEGNLLVGEAVAGAEREAQYTDFDRRARKFVEEFLADELVAV; translated from the coding sequence GTGCCGCAGCACAGCAGTGACACCAGGACAGCCCTCGTGGTCGTCGCGCACCACCGCAGCGATTCCCTTACCGCCCACACCGCCCGCCGCGCGGCTGCCCAGCTCGAGGCCGCCGGATACCGCATCGACCTGCTCGACCTGCACGCCGAGGGGTTCGACCCGCGGATGAACGCGGAGGACCAGCCGGACTGGGGCAACCGGGAGAAGCCGTACTCGGACGAGACACGCGCCCACATGCGACGGATCGTCGGCGCCGATGTCGTCGTCGCGGTCTTCCCGGTGTACTGGCAGAGCGTGCCCGCCGTCCTCAAGGGATGGATCGACCGCGTTTGGAACTACGGGTTCGCCTACGGCCGCAGCAAGCCCCGCCTGGCGGGCAAGCGCATGCTGTGGCTGGCCCTGGCCGGCGCCACCGCCGACGACCCCATCGCGGAGTCGATGCAGTCCGTCCTCGAGGCCAACCTGAGCGACGGCATCGCCTACTACTGCGGCTTCTCCCGCTCGACCGTGGGCCTGCTCCTGGACGCGGAGGAGCGACCGCAGCGCATCGACGCCGAGGGCAATCTGCTGGTCGGCGAAGCGGTCGCCGGCGCCGAACGGGAGGCGCAGTACACCGATTTCGACCGTCGGGCACGGAAGTTCGTGGAGGAGTTCCTGGCGGACGAACTCGTCGCGGTCTGA
- a CDS encoding AraC family transcriptional regulator — protein sequence MDPLSSLLSGIRAEGSVVSHAVLTAPWSITFADDAPLTMVSVLRGGGTLLLSDGNERAIGAGDTAIVRGPARFRLADEPATVHRPHAAYEINCFTADAACTGQELDGIHWGTGPEGATALIVGAYRASGHRHERLLRALPPVLVIAEDAEVCAWLENSAADAARLSAGSQALMDRLLDWALVCTLRTWFDRAGADAPGWYRGLADPVLAPALHAFHGRPAESWTVASLAAQAGVSRALFARRFSELMGRPPLTYLTECRMDDAEALLADTDLSIAQIAKTVGYADAFGFSAAFKRHKGLSPSTFRTTAA from the coding sequence GTGGATCCTCTGAGTTCACTGCTGAGCGGCATCCGGGCCGAGGGCTCGGTCGTCAGCCATGCCGTCCTGACGGCGCCCTGGAGCATCACCTTCGCCGACGATGCTCCGCTCACCATGGTCAGCGTGCTGCGCGGTGGCGGAACGCTGCTGCTGTCCGACGGCAACGAGCGGGCGATCGGCGCGGGCGACACGGCCATCGTCCGGGGCCCCGCACGGTTCCGCCTCGCGGACGAGCCCGCCACTGTCCACCGCCCCCATGCCGCGTACGAGATCAACTGCTTCACCGCGGACGCCGCGTGCACCGGCCAGGAACTCGACGGCATCCACTGGGGCACCGGCCCGGAGGGAGCGACCGCGCTGATCGTGGGCGCCTACCGCGCCTCGGGTCACCGCCACGAACGGCTCCTGCGCGCTCTGCCGCCCGTTCTGGTCATCGCCGAGGACGCGGAGGTCTGCGCCTGGCTGGAGAACTCCGCCGCGGACGCCGCCCGGCTCTCCGCCGGTTCGCAGGCGCTGATGGACCGGCTCCTCGACTGGGCTCTGGTCTGCACGCTGCGCACTTGGTTCGACCGGGCGGGCGCCGACGCGCCCGGCTGGTACCGCGGCCTCGCCGACCCGGTCCTCGCCCCCGCCCTGCACGCTTTCCACGGGCGGCCCGCCGAGAGCTGGACGGTCGCGTCGCTGGCCGCTCAAGCCGGCGTCTCCCGGGCACTGTTCGCCCGGCGCTTCAGCGAGCTGATGGGCCGTCCGCCCCTCACCTACCTCACCGAGTGCCGCATGGACGACGCCGAGGCACTCCTGGCGGACACCGACCTCAGCATCGCCCAGATCGCCAAAACCGTCGGCTACGCCGACGCCTTCGGCTTCAGCGCCGCCTTCAAACGCCACAAGGGTCTCAGCCCCAGCACGTTCCGCACCACGGCGGCGTGA
- a CDS encoding HAD-IA family hydrolase — translation MTATCVILDIGGVLEITPETGWVQRWEERLELPLGTVHDRMHDVWRAGSVGTISERGVQEQVAVRLGLDAFQAEAFMADLWAEYLGTPNEDLIDYVRGLQGRCRLGILSNSFVGARERETALYHFDELVEQIVYSHEIGIEKPDLGAFEAACAGLEVQPGDCLFIDDAAVNVEAAQAAGMQAHLFEGNARTITRIAAHLDAGPLVPGRFLIA, via the coding sequence GTGACGGCGACCTGCGTCATTCTCGATATCGGCGGCGTGCTGGAGATCACGCCGGAAACCGGATGGGTGCAACGGTGGGAAGAGCGGCTGGAGCTGCCACTGGGCACGGTCCATGACCGGATGCACGACGTATGGCGAGCCGGGAGCGTCGGGACCATCAGCGAGCGAGGGGTCCAGGAGCAGGTGGCGGTCCGTTTGGGGCTCGACGCCTTCCAGGCCGAAGCCTTCATGGCTGATCTCTGGGCGGAGTATCTGGGGACGCCGAACGAGGACCTCATCGACTATGTGCGGGGGCTGCAGGGACGCTGCAGGCTGGGCATCCTGAGCAACAGCTTCGTCGGTGCCCGGGAGCGGGAGACGGCGCTGTACCACTTCGATGAGTTGGTGGAGCAGATCGTCTACTCCCACGAGATCGGCATTGAGAAGCCCGACCTGGGTGCCTTCGAGGCCGCGTGCGCCGGCTTGGAAGTGCAGCCGGGGGACTGCCTGTTCATCGACGACGCCGCAGTCAACGTCGAGGCTGCCCAGGCGGCTGGCATGCAGGCGCACTTGTTCGAGGGCAACGCCCGGACCATCACGCGCATTGCGGCTCATCTGGACGCCGGGCCCTTGGTCCCAGGGCGTTTCCTGATTGCGTGA
- a CDS encoding GNAT family N-acetyltransferase, translating into MSTSRACRIRRAEPEEAGELERLQERSSTHWGYPPGYFDWAGEARAIPAAYVRSNPVFVLEQDGKSLGFYGFTEEGDGLLLDKLFVDADEIGKGYGRLLWEHAVQTASELGRSEFIVASDPNAAPFYAAMGAVQYATKPTAEPSWTLHMFRYTVSG; encoded by the coding sequence GTGTCAACCAGCAGGGCCTGCCGGATCCGACGCGCCGAACCCGAGGAAGCCGGTGAGCTCGAACGCCTCCAGGAGCGATCGTCGACTCACTGGGGCTACCCACCGGGCTACTTTGACTGGGCGGGCGAAGCCCGGGCGATCCCAGCGGCCTATGTCCGGAGCAACCCGGTCTTCGTCCTGGAGCAGGACGGCAAGAGCCTCGGCTTCTACGGTTTCACCGAGGAGGGTGATGGCCTGCTCCTGGACAAGCTCTTTGTCGACGCCGATGAAATCGGCAAGGGCTACGGCAGGCTTCTCTGGGAGCATGCGGTCCAGACTGCGAGCGAGCTCGGGCGATCGGAGTTCATCGTCGCTTCGGATCCGAACGCCGCTCCGTTCTACGCAGCCATGGGTGCGGTGCAGTACGCGACAAAGCCGACCGCCGAGCCGTCCTGGACGCTGCACATGTTTCGTTACACCGTTTCAGGCTAA
- a CDS encoding DinB family protein — translation MIDEFAKDNLHGRLRRDRKALLWKLDGLSEYDARRPLTATGTNLLGLVKHVATVEAKYFGEVFDRPSPEPLPRWQDHNGSDLWAAEDETRDQIIGFYRRTWEHSDATINELSLDAPGHVPWWPEPHPNTNLFAIMVHVLGESNRHAGHADILREGIDGRTGMRPEHENQIDEEARAAYRAKIERAARSAAPIKA, via the coding sequence ATGATCGATGAATTCGCGAAAGACAACCTGCACGGGAGACTGCGGCGGGACCGCAAGGCGCTGCTCTGGAAACTCGACGGCTTGTCCGAATACGACGCCCGCCGACCTCTGACCGCGACCGGGACCAACCTCCTCGGACTGGTCAAACACGTGGCCACCGTCGAGGCCAAGTACTTCGGCGAGGTCTTCGACCGCCCCTCCCCGGAACCGCTGCCCCGGTGGCAGGACCACAACGGCAGCGATCTGTGGGCGGCCGAGGACGAGACCCGCGATCAGATCATCGGGTTCTACCGGCGTACGTGGGAACACTCGGACGCGACGATCAACGAGCTTTCCCTCGACGCCCCCGGCCACGTGCCGTGGTGGCCGGAGCCCCATCCCAACACGAACCTGTTCGCCATCATGGTCCATGTCCTCGGCGAGTCCAACCGGCATGCCGGGCACGCCGATATCCTGCGCGAGGGGATCGACGGCCGGACCGGGATGCGCCCCGAACACGAGAACCAGATCGACGAGGAGGCCCGTGCTGCCTACCGCGCGAAGATCGAGCGGGCCGCCAGGTCGGCCGCACCCATCAAGGCTTAG
- a CDS encoding alpha/beta hydrolase, translated as MAVNCADEPNRFLDQASPAAAQKEVARLEEAFRKASAVFGPHLLGLALTCAGRPAGTDFIRKIDRPGAPPMLPIATRGDPATAFEWTEETAERLGSGVVVAYEGEGHTGYLFSACVRGYVNRFLLDGQLPAGADHGRDLETTSSPWQARAA; from the coding sequence ATGGCCGTGAACTGTGCGGACGAACCGAACCGCTTCCTCGACCAGGCCTCTCCGGCGGCCGCACAGAAGGAGGTCGCCCGCCTGGAGGAGGCGTTCCGCAAGGCGTCGGCGGTCTTCGGGCCGCACCTGCTGGGGCTGGCGCTCACCTGCGCCGGCCGCCCAGCCGGCACCGACTTCATCCGGAAGATCGACCGCCCGGGGGCCCCGCCGATGCTGCCGATCGCTACCCGGGGCGACCCGGCGACCGCGTTCGAGTGGACGGAGGAGACTGCCGAGCGTCTCGGATCGGGAGTGGTCGTCGCCTACGAGGGCGAGGGACACACCGGATATCTGTTTTCGGCCTGCGTGCGCGGCTACGTGAACCGCTTCCTGCTCGACGGGCAGCTGCCAGCCGGGGCGGACCACGGACGGGATCTTGAGACCACGAGCAGCCCATGGCAGGCTCGTGCCGCATGA